The Apostichopus japonicus isolate 1M-3 chromosome 1, ASM3797524v1, whole genome shotgun sequence DNA segment TGCGGAAAAGCTGCCTTTGAATCTTTGGAGGCTGCTGTAATGCGAAGCTAACTTCTTCCACATCTTTATGCCTGGCCTTTAAATGCCTGGTCAATTGCGACCCAGCAATTGACTTCTCACAGTAGGGGCACCTTCTTCCTGGACGCTTTGAATAAGATGCAGTAGGTTCTAAGGCTGTCAAAAATGAAAGTATGAGAGTAATGTTATGAGTGGTAACATCatgtaatctttttttttccccattttcttTTTGAATGTCAGATACCAATattataacctttttttttatttaagctTAATTGTTCAGTTCTTTATAGGACTTCAAGGAGTgtttagctcagtggttattacgccggtgcctttcaatcataaggtcccaagtttgagtcactccaagattaaaatatttcgtctagtaacagagttgttgacaattgacaattcataatcatggacgttaaatacatacatacatacgtacacacacacatacatactttacatatactgtacactaatgtaTGTCAATTAACACTCCTCAGCTATTTTTTGGGAATTGTATATGTTGTATGTTTAACACTGGTCAGTTACAATTTGTTTATAATCAATCATTTTCTTTCCTGTTAATTGATATGGCTTACTACTTACAATTCATAAAATGGGTCAATTCGAGCCTGACAGGGTTACAGTACATTGGTTTTCAAAGAATTGCCCAAAATAATCAGTGATACCTTACCTTTCAGGGTTACACATAAAGTCTAAGTATATTAATTTTGATAACAACCTATGATGGTGGAAGGTTCAGTAGtagcaaagttaaaaaaaggcaacttttttcatatttttttcttgtgacAGACCGGACAATGAAAGATGATTATTTCAAAACTTTACTAGAGTACCctcataatattttatttactgaATTCAATTTCCCTTACTGTAGATATAGAGACAGTGTCAAGCTTCAATGTCAAGTAGTAAACTTGTATTATCTGTAAAGTTCAATAAACTAGGCAAGTCAAATTTCCCTAAAACAATTTTCTAGTTTTGTCTCCTCTGATTTAAATTCTCCGAAAATAGTTTTTTATGCATTGGTTAGTCATAATATTATCAATGTTTTTTGACATTCTGGCCATCAATCTACACTAGATATTAGTAaaggattagttcaggtgtcatacatgtttatcttatataaaagaagacaataaaagaaacacaatgatgaagaaactgttcaaatatctcaTTCCTTTatggagatattcaagtttaaagttctatctgattgtgtagaaactgctgaaatcagactagctgtgatgtcacatcctcacatttctgaaaaGTCTTTGCTCTTTTACTAAAATGTTTTGtgagattttatgacttacaaccaaaagatatgtcatgtggATCTCATATTCGTCAAGGGAAGTAtcagagatttaacatctgaagaatttttgattatattattttagatttgtgaacaaaatgtaattaatttttattgaaatatattcacacatgttaagaaagtgaggatgtgacatcacaccctcacagtcacagttagtctttctacacgtcattttcaaagaaatttttatatcTTCAAAGCATGATATCTCctaaacagagcatgctatcctAGTAcagtagtttcttcactgttctgtttgcctttttgagctctttcatacaagatagacatgtcagacacctgaaccaatcctttaatggTTCAGTTTTATTACAAAACTTTCAACTTACCTGGTAAAGACCCTTTATTTCCTTCTGCTTTTTCTTGGATATATTTTTTGAAGCAATTCTTCACTAAAGAAGTATTTTGGTCACTCCATTTGTGTCGTTTTCGGGGATcttaaacacaaaacaaatttttaaagcTTGACAGGTATTTAGGCTCCTTGTATGGTATGTCTGCATTTTACATCAAAATCATGTGattaaaatactgaaaattttATTGAAAGAATATGTTTCAATGTCACAAATGTTCTGCCTACAATTTCGATATACTTTTCTTACAGCAGGATTGTCCAACCTTTTGATAAGGAGGGCCACCTCGAATGATTATGAtaaaggaggggccgcatgagcCTACAAGCTCCTGTGGCATATCCAGGGTTTTGAGCCAGATGGGAAAGGAAGTTACTAtacaagcggagcgccaccgtagGTTGGCACGTGGCGTACAAGGGAAAATATCGCCAAAAAGACCCCCCTtattgcaggaaatgacacttcacaaGCCTTCTGATCTGTATCAAAATAATCTTCATATTGAGATATAATGATCTCTTGAAAGTTATCAAGAATGAATTCCTGGGTAAAAGtacaaatgtaaattaatgAGGTTGGCGGGCCAGACGGGACCCTGCGGGGGGCCgcaggttggacaaccctgccttACAGTAATTAGTATTTAAGTTTGATAACATATTAGCAAGCTTTCAGCCTCACCCATTCCACCTGACACACATAACACTTATTAAATTAACTGTATTAGTTATTAAGTATTAACTTACCTGACTTTTTTGGAACATGCAGATCGACAAGTTCCTGATCGCTAGAGTCGCTATCATCTGTTGAAATGGAGTGTTAGCATAATtatttatgataaataaaaacTCAAGTTCAATAACCAAAAAGCCATGAGACCTTGTTATTTCATACATGAAAAATATCAAATCAGCTAATTCCTATCTCATTGAGTATTTGGCTATGAAGTCACTTTTGTGTGTTATATTCGGTAGGGTAGTGAGTGACATTAAGACAAAATGCAGTGCAGTTAAAAGTCATTTTGGGTGTCAAACTATCATGTTTCCCAAGTATTTGTAATACGGGTCCAGAAAATTAAATTACTACTTTCTAATGCCATAATGGATAGAGTTGCAGGTTACTTGCCGAAATCTAAGACAGGAAACAAAATGCAATGAACAAAGGGCACATTTACCTGTCTCTGCATCTGACACAGCTGAAGTTTCTGGCCCCATGTGTACACTGTCTGAAGGGCCTTCATCTACAAGTCAAAATGCAAATAATGGAAATTGCTGGAACTACtgtataagaataaattattacagCAACAGCAAACCAAGAGGaatgtaaacagctgatatGACATTTTCACGCCTACGCAGTATATTAATCTTGCAAGCAGACTCAATACGAAGCTCACTCGTTCTTATATGTGAACGCGTCATGTTCTTAATTGAAAATCCTACTCGCGGACTTAATATCAACAATCGCACTtgcattcttaaatgtgaacaagaCCTAATTGACCAAGGTTGTGTTGTCCTTGCATGGCCAGCCCAAGCTTGCAATTATTGCCCGAGGGGGAAAAAGACACCAACCCGGGTGGTGCCATTCATAGCTCAGGTTGGATGTACAAAAAGCTTGCCATGATCTGGCTATGATATTTGGGGCATCTACAAAAAAATTACCTTCAAGCGCTATCTAACTACAATGCATAGTGCTAAATTTCAAGTTATAACCAACTTAAAACTTCTTGAGATAACACATTCACAAGCCAAGGTGTCACACAAAAGCCATCAGCCATGCACACAGATTCCTTCAGCTTTTGGCAAGggaaaaaatattggaaaagaaaaacttaacaATGCTTACTTCAAAGTATACAATTACATAACATTTTGCTTATAATATCTTCGCAACAAATTTAGCAGTTTTGAAACATTAAGTGTGAAGTTGTTACCTGTACTTTCACTTGTGCATCCAGATGGGCCGGCCTGATCACTTCTGTTCTCTATAACGagatgaaaaataaacattgcagGAAGAGTTTAAATGATACTAAATGAACATGTTTGAGATGTTAAGAGTTGAATACTGTCTTAATAATTTGCTATCACATCACCTGTCAGAACTGGTTATTCAGATGAAATAATTGCAATCATAAAATTAAAAGATACAAAACGCTTTGTGATTCTTCGCGCCTAGAAAATGTATGTTTCCATCTTCGACCATTTAGCAAAATCTAACCTACAGGTATGTGGCTCATTTGCCAGAGTTGTCAGCTTCTAGAGCGGGGGAATAGCTCTAACCCTAAGGCTACGGTGTAGTCGTAGACCTATAACAGAGCCAGTCAGTCTTGGGGGTTTTCGTTTGGAGTCATGTTGTTTGAGAACGTTTTGCATCTTCGGTATACTCATTCCTTCGCTCAAAACTTTTTCACGAAGCAAGttctttttaatgtttaattttttgggaAAAGTTAGTCATCTGCGTGAGGCCATTGAGAACTAAAAAGCAAATAACAACAGAACATTTAGTGTCTAGCCTACCTTTGTCAAAGCAGAAAAGATCTTTCCCAACCGTTGTGATGGTGGACACAGCAGGAGGTGCCTGATAGACATGCTTGTTAATGTCTTCATAAAAACGTTCCCTCTCGTCGGCAGGTACGTCCAACATTGCATACATGGTACTGGTTTGATGCCTCAATGGTGTCGCAGTAAGTTTGCTTGGACATTTGACTTTGGCTGCAAGGGAAACTGTGTGTACACACTGCCACCCGCTTGTGTGATCCAATGAACTCTGAGTGGCTGGAAATACATAATTATTCCTCGAATGAACCCCACAAGCAGATCTTACTTTTGGATCAACCAGGAATTCCAAGGCTTGAACACAATCCTTTGGAATAAGTACAGAAACGAGCCTAGTATTGGTCGCCTTTCCTGACTGGTATGCTATTCTTGACGTTTCAAGGAGCAACTTTTCAACGGGATCGTTAATTTTGTTGACATCTCGACTAGCTTCGATCCGACTACCCTCTGCTGCCTCTCTCCATTCAGCTAGATTGAGCCTACACGGCTCACCACAGTTTCTCCTAGCGTTGTATAGTGTCAATCTGCTGACAACAAGATTTCTTAGACTGCAGAACAGTTGAGAAGACCATGTCTGCACACTCCCCCCATTTGAAATGCGCTTGATTTCGTTCAATGTGTATTGGCGTATTTTCAACACGTCTTCTTCCTCTGGATGCTGCTGTAAAGGTTTTCGTTGTTTTCCCTGTCTGTTCTTCCGCATATGATCTTCTACATCGCTGAAGATGCCATGTTGCCTGCGGTCGAATACTGATGTGAAAAGGTCGATGTCTTTAGCCTTCTTATCTTCTCCCAGGATAAGATAGTTTGAATGCAGGATCTGTGCCGCTTTCTTCACGAGGTACTTCAACTCTTTTTTTAAGCCATATTTGAGTGACCCGTCTTCCCATTGTGTTATGGCAGTAACACTGCTCTCTAATTCACGGAAATTGCCTCTATCAAACATGTCACCAGCGCTGATGGAATCTGTTTCCTTTCCGCTTTGGATCATCTTTTCCTTGAACCGTAAGAAGAGCAACGCGAGTTGTCGCATCGCTTTCATGACTGACTTACGGCCCTCTATCAGTTTGTCGATCTTGTTTCGTTTCTCAGACCAAAGAAACTTACCGATCGTTAAAATGCTTGGATCAGACAAACACAGCTTGCCAACATCATCTTTTTTGACCCTGAGCAAAATGTTTGAGGCAAAGCTGTCATCCTCATCAAACATACTGAGGTATGAGGGAGGAACACCTTGTGGCGGTAAAGaatcttttttttcattgtcaCACTGGTTTTTATGCCTACGGAAGTTGCTTTGACTGTATGAACCTTTGCATTTGCTGCAGATCACAGTTGAAGAGTTTCCTTGGTTTCTCACTCTGGAAATTGCTGATAATCCTTGTGTTAGCTCTTCTCTATTCAAAGCATGCAGCCCACTTTTCATGAGGTTGCGGAAAAGCCGCCTTTGAATCTTTGGAGGCTGCTGTAATGCGAAGCTAACTTCTTCCACATCTTTATGCCTGGCCTTTAAATGCCTGGTCAATTGCGACCCAGCAATTGACTTCTCACAGTAGGGGCACCTTCTTCCTGGACGGTTCGAATAAGATGCAGTAGGATCTAAGGCTGTCAAAAATAAAAGTATGAGAGTAATGTTATGAGTGGTAACATCATGtaatcttttttttcccccattttctTTTTGAATGTCAGATACCAATATTATAACCTTTTTTAATTGTTCAGATCTTTATAGGACTTCAAGGAGTgtttagctcagtggttattatgccggtgcctttcaatcataaggtcctgagttTGAGTCGCTCCAAGATGAATATATGTCATCTagtaacagagttgttgacaattgacaattcataatcatggatgttaaatacatacatacaaacatacttTACATATAATGTACACTACTGTATGTCAATTAACACTCATCGCCCATTTTTGCGGAATTGTATATGTTGTATGTTTAACACTGGTCAGTTACAATTTCTTTATAATCAATCATTTTCTTTCCTGACTTGGCTTTGGTGgctattttgaaaaataaacatttaagaAACACCATGCTTGATGCATTTATGAGGGTATTTTTTACTTTTAGGGGAGCTCTTTGACGATTTCCTCCCCTTTCCATTTCCAGCCCTCCTATAGTAACATTTATTTACAAGTCAAGTACTAAAACAAAAGAGTAAAGAAAGCACATTATTTAGCTATTGACATGTGCTTCGATCATTCATCCACCTCTGCAAACGgcaaattcaaaacaaaacttatttTAGCATGCATCTTGTAATGCCCCACTGTAGTTTGTAATGTTTTAAAGTAAGCTGTGATTTCCAAGGGACATGCCTATGCACCAGCACTAAATTAATCTGTTCATGCACTAAAAAAttctgtaggcctactgtacggTGCTCAGCAAGTATACAGCCGTTGGGCCAAAGCCAAAAGTGGTCCACCTAAGCTCCATGTTTTGAAGTCTTTCAAATTGGTGAACAAGTTATGTGATATTATAGAGTAATTCTGCagtttatagaaaaaaaaattcattacCATACCATGCAAATTGTGCTAATTATGGGATTGATTTTAATGAGAAATTAGTCTGCATAGTGTGCGACAGGACGGATTTAGTACACTCTGTaaagtataaatatttaaaaatgatcAAGAGATATCTCTGGCTTTTCTTTTGATTACTTATTCTGATGTAGTAATATGTGCaccaaatatatgaaaaaaataaattgataatttatGCAAAAATGCAAATCTTGTTAATCAAATTCTGTCCTGTCacatttttttgaaaatgattaattatttataataatgtCAATCAGGCATGTGTGCTGCATATTAGTTTTTAAATTAACTTAAAGGATTgtttcagttgtcatacatgtgtaatatgaaagaggacaataaaagaaacacaaattgGTGagaaaaaaattttggttaaagaGATATCTGAGTggaaagttttatcagattgtgtagaaactgctgaaatctgactagctgtgatgtcacatcctcacattactgaaaagtctttgttttattctctaaatattttgtgagatttcatgtcTTTCacccaaaagatatgtcaggagatcccatatttgtcaaaggaagtatttcaGATTACATCTGAAGAatatttgattatattattttcaaatgtgttaaaaagtgtaaataatttttaaagaaatatattcacaaatgttaaggaagtgaggatgtgacgtcacaccctcgcAGTAaatctttctacaccagtcattttcaaagacattttgatatcttcaaagtgtcatatcaccttaacagagcatgctacagtatcatggtagtttcttcactgttctttttgtctttttgtgctctttaatacaaaatagacatgtcaagcacctgaaccaatcctttaaaaaaTGCTGTACCCATTACAAGTAACACACATGTCAGCACATAAAGAAGAGAGTGTCCAGATTGCTCCACACCCCtccaataaaaattaaaactgttaCTTGCTCATCGCAATATGCCCCAAGATTTTTGAGTAGTTGAGAATTACATACCATGTTTACCCTGAGGTTGCCTGGCTGTTCTTTCATCTGGTTGGTTAGAAAGCTACAATGAGTCAAAGACAGAAGTGGGTACGAAAGGAGATCAATTAGGAAATTTGCAAAAAAATCTACCTatgtatgtaaattacaatttgtaaagCGAACTGATCGTAGCTGTCTTTAGAATCTTTCGAATGCATATTTTCTTCCATGCACCAAGTTTCCAGCTAAGTTTGCAGTGGTCCAGTACAAAACTGTGATGTGGTATACTGGTACGTTCCCTTCAAAACTGATGATTAAACTCATGTTGTTTTCATGGACTATGTATCTTACTCAGATCAGTCAAAACTCCATAAATCATACTTCTCTCTCATACTGAAAGCTAAGAAAATGGCAGTTTTCACTTGCATATAGACCTGAATGACCATACAGTCAAAGTTCTATACTCAGCATTCTAAATAAGCATTCAGAAAGAAAATTGCCCCCCTCCTACACCCCTCCCACAATTGCCTACCACCCTGTTGTTACAAAACCATGTAACTTGAAGGTTCTGAATATTCAGCAGGTCAAGATTACAACTAATCACTTACCTCTTCACTTTGGGATTCTGGTAGAATGTTGTCTTGCAATTCAGCATCCTGAAAGGAAGTATGAGAAAAACAGTTAACTATGTCTACACTAGATATTGACTattcatcaaaaaaaaaaagggtctGTCAGAAAAGCTTAAATGAAAACAGAGCCAAACTGCAAACATGTATTTCTCTTATAGATGGTGTAGATGCGGAATGGAGAGATAGTTTATGTTGACCGGTAATCGGATGTCACAGTGTAAATTTATACCAGTGGGGGGGTTTGGTAGGTCAAGTAAGAAGTGCATTAGTGTAGTCAGAGACAGGTTGTGTTAGTATGAAGAGCCAGGGAAGAGGGGAGTAAAtgtttggcaattttttttacctttgacctacacaccgaatatgaaattggtccaacgttcccttcttgagatatcgtgtttacaagtttggCGTTACAAACGCACATGCagatacacacacgcacatacacccAAACACAAGCATacagacacacatacagtacatacacacatacgccatcatgattacaaaggttacgattctCATTGTAACCAAATACAAAACAGATTGTCCTGCTAATGAAGTGACACACCATGT contains these protein-coding regions:
- the LOC139970524 gene encoding uncharacterized protein isoform X1 → MFGVKVEPESPSPDFTGSGEMHFANIDDSIHQAHQLDVKEEESDCEEEGESYTFHLSIKVKDELNNGETLSEDSEHDAELQDNILPESQSEELSNQPDERTARQPQGKHALDPTASYSNRPGRRCPYCEKSIAGSQLTRHLKARHKDVEEVSFALQQPPKIQRRLFRNLMKSGLHALNREELTQGLSAISRVRNQGNSSTVICSKCKGSYSQSNFRRHKNQCDNEKKDSLPPQGVPPSYLSMFDEDDSFASNILLRVKKDDVGKLCLSDPSILTIGKFLWSEKRNKIDKLIEGRKSVMKAMRQLALLFLRFKEKMIQSGKETDSISAGDMFDRGNFRELESSVTAITQWEDGSLKYGLKKELKYLVKKAAQILHSNYLILGEDKKAKDIDLFTSVFDRRQHGIFSDVEDHMRKNRQGKQRKPLQQHPEEEDVLKIRQYTLNEIKRISNGGSVQTWSSQLFCSLRNLVVSRLTLYNARRNCGEPCRLNLAEWREAAEGSRIEASRDVNKINDPVEKLLLETSRIAYQSGKATNTRLVSVLIPKDCVQALEFLVDPKVRSACGVHSRNNYVFPATQSSLDHTSGWQCVHTVSLAAKVKCPSKLTATPLRHQTSTMYAMLDVPADERERFYEDINKHVYQAPPAVSTITTVGKDLFCFDKENRSDQAGPSGCTSESTDEGPSDSVHMGPETSAVSDAETDDSDSSDQELVDLHVPKKSDPRKRHKWSDQNTSLVKNCFKKYIQEKAEGNKGSLPALEPTASYSKRPGRRCPYCEKSIAGSQLTRHLKARHKDVEEVSFALQQPPKIQRQLFRNLMKSGLHALNREELTQGLSAISRVRNQGNSSTVICSKCKGSYSQSNFRKHKNQCDNEKKNSLPPQGVPPSYLSMFDEDDSFASNILLRVKKDDVGKLCLSDPSILTIGKFLWSEKQNNIDKLIEGRESVMKAMRRLALLFLRFKEQMIQSGKETDSISTGDMFDRGNFRELESSVTAITQLEVGLLKYVLKNEVKYLVKKAAQILHSNYLILGEDGKAKDIDLFTSVFDRRQHGIPSDVEDHMRKNRQGKQRRPLQQHPEEEDVLKIRQYTLNEIKRISNGGSVQTWSSQLFCSLRNLVVSRLTLYNARRNCGEPCRLNLAEWREAAEGSRIEASRDVDKINDPFEKFLLETSRIAYQSGKGTNTRLVSVLIPKDCVQALEFLVDPKVRSACGVHSRNNYVFPYTQSSLDHTSGWQCVHAVSLAAKVKCPSKLTATPLRHQTSTMYAMLDVPASERERFYEHMGHSEDINKHVYQAPPAVSTITTVGKQLFCFDKENRSDQAGPSGCPRESTDEGPSGSVHMEPETSAVSDAETDDSNSSNQELEDLYDPNKSDPRKRHKWSDQNTSLVKNCFKKYIQEKEEGNKGSLPGKKELMEFLHKEKDVLSSIKSADRRIFLLKMKIFNERKCFRLKLGKKLLQIQK
- the LOC139970524 gene encoding uncharacterized protein isoform X2, with amino-acid sequence MHFANIDDSIHQAHQLDVKEEESDCEEEGESYTFHLSIKVKDELNNGETLSEDSEHDAELQDNILPESQSEELSNQPDERTARQPQGKHALDPTASYSNRPGRRCPYCEKSIAGSQLTRHLKARHKDVEEVSFALQQPPKIQRRLFRNLMKSGLHALNREELTQGLSAISRVRNQGNSSTVICSKCKGSYSQSNFRRHKNQCDNEKKDSLPPQGVPPSYLSMFDEDDSFASNILLRVKKDDVGKLCLSDPSILTIGKFLWSEKRNKIDKLIEGRKSVMKAMRQLALLFLRFKEKMIQSGKETDSISAGDMFDRGNFRELESSVTAITQWEDGSLKYGLKKELKYLVKKAAQILHSNYLILGEDKKAKDIDLFTSVFDRRQHGIFSDVEDHMRKNRQGKQRKPLQQHPEEEDVLKIRQYTLNEIKRISNGGSVQTWSSQLFCSLRNLVVSRLTLYNARRNCGEPCRLNLAEWREAAEGSRIEASRDVNKINDPVEKLLLETSRIAYQSGKATNTRLVSVLIPKDCVQALEFLVDPKVRSACGVHSRNNYVFPATQSSLDHTSGWQCVHTVSLAAKVKCPSKLTATPLRHQTSTMYAMLDVPADERERFYEDINKHVYQAPPAVSTITTVGKDLFCFDKENRSDQAGPSGCTSESTDEGPSDSVHMGPETSAVSDAETDDSDSSDQELVDLHVPKKSDPRKRHKWSDQNTSLVKNCFKKYIQEKAEGNKGSLPALEPTASYSKRPGRRCPYCEKSIAGSQLTRHLKARHKDVEEVSFALQQPPKIQRQLFRNLMKSGLHALNREELTQGLSAISRVRNQGNSSTVICSKCKGSYSQSNFRKHKNQCDNEKKNSLPPQGVPPSYLSMFDEDDSFASNILLRVKKDDVGKLCLSDPSILTIGKFLWSEKQNNIDKLIEGRESVMKAMRRLALLFLRFKEQMIQSGKETDSISTGDMFDRGNFRELESSVTAITQLEVGLLKYVLKNEVKYLVKKAAQILHSNYLILGEDGKAKDIDLFTSVFDRRQHGIPSDVEDHMRKNRQGKQRRPLQQHPEEEDVLKIRQYTLNEIKRISNGGSVQTWSSQLFCSLRNLVVSRLTLYNARRNCGEPCRLNLAEWREAAEGSRIEASRDVDKINDPFEKFLLETSRIAYQSGKGTNTRLVSVLIPKDCVQALEFLVDPKVRSACGVHSRNNYVFPYTQSSLDHTSGWQCVHAVSLAAKVKCPSKLTATPLRHQTSTMYAMLDVPASERERFYEHMGHSEDINKHVYQAPPAVSTITTVGKQLFCFDKENRSDQAGPSGCPRESTDEGPSGSVHMEPETSAVSDAETDDSNSSNQELEDLYDPNKSDPRKRHKWSDQNTSLVKNCFKKYIQEKEEGNKGSLPGKKELMEFLHKEKDVLSSIKSADRRIFLLKMKIFNERKCFRLKLGKKLLQIQK